AGAAAACGTTGCAAAGTAATCTTACTTTGTGGTAAAGAAGGCCTTCAATTTATGTATTCGACCTTCATATTTCTTGCAAAACCGTTCGATTCTTTTAGGATTAAACAAGGCTTTATGAAAGAATGTTCATTGCACTTTATTTGCCATCTACGTAGATGACTTGAAACGAATCAGGAATTCgttcttttttaaatcaccGAAAGAAGAGATGTTATTTCAGGGAACACTTAATCTTCAACTTTCAAACAATACGATTTCGAATTTTACTGTTAAGAAATGGAAGTCTTAAAGAAGCATCGTCGTTTCGACTTTTCGCCCGCTTAAACGGATTCGTTTAAGTTTGTAACGACTGTTTGATTATGGTTTTACGACTTTTCTTTCGGGATAATTTAAAACACGTTTTAGAGTAACTTGTGTCAAATCATCGATAAAAAGTATGATCTATGTCTGAATCTTTCCACTGTCCAAAATTACGTTTGTATTTTGTGGAAAGTGCAATTTTGACAAGTCCCATTTGGACTTGACTTTGACCGTTACAGGTTCTTAACAAATGTATTGTTATAAAGATGACATCCAACACGTAGCTGAAATGATTTTATGAATGGAAAGATGCATTTTCACACGAGAGAGAGCAATCGAATATTCCGTCAACCCTTGAGAATATAATGCAAGTGTTTGACACGCTTCGGGAAAATGAACGATTGTCATTTCAAGGTTGTTCTTAAACTAAACGCATAAGATTTCAGTAAAAACATTTCTGACTTGACACTCCAATTGGACCCATTTTACCCTTCGTTATATTGAGTTCCTTCACTCCAAGCACCTAAATCCCACGGAGATGCTCAATGAAACAATGTACGAGGATAAGACAAAAGCACTCGAAGGGAGAATTCCCACAGAAAAAAAGCTCGTTAATTTCAAACTCCACGGCCATAGTCGCTACGCCTAATAAACATTTAATTACACCCATAAGCACTTCTGGCACCAATAAGGGCGCATTTTTCACTTCTTTCCTAGACTCTGCTGAACATGAATGGCTTCTTTCCAATTTTATTCAGATAAATGCACTACAAGTAAGGtgctaaacaaaaaaaacaactttccTGAAAATGTATCATCAGGTATCCAAGCTCACCTATCGTGGTAAAAATCGTCAATGAATACATTAGGGCAGAGGAGAATGTCCAGATTCGCACTCCTGGATTGGTCCCGGTGTATCCATGGCGGATATTGACAACCATGTCATGTTGGAACTCAACCACGAGTTTCCGTGTGAACTTTTGCCAATCATCCTGTCTTAATACATTAGTGTGCAGGGTGGCATTCCATAATGAGCGGGCAAAGCCTTTCCGGAGCTTCAAGGCCACCACAGATTCTTCCATCTGGGAATCAGCTTCGAGGGAAGCAAACACAAAGGCTCCCATCACCATATACAAAGCGATAAGCCCACACACGCCCACTTGAGTGAATAGAAAGGCCAAGACCTTCCGAACCCAGTTGATGACCCGCTCGATGAAGGTGTAAGTCCGGGTACGTTTGTAGTAATACCGAGGAGCTGTGTCCCTCTCCCGAGCAGAAATCTTGTGGTAGGTCGTGTGCATGCTACACTGTGATTCAACATGCTACTGGTTGATGATTATTCAGGATCCGGAGTGTACTTGGTGGAGGAACTTGAACACGGCGGGGTACAAAGGTGGAAGTGAGTCTTCTGGAGTGGATTATCTTGGACCATGATTTAATTAGGCAACTCGTAATCGCTTCATGTCAGAGATTAGAATCAACTGCAGAACGGAAAATGGGTACATCTCGAAGTCGTGAAACACGGACCCACTTCGCGTCAAATTTCCTCGCTGCTGAGAAAGGAAAGCTCAAGAGCTGTTCGAAGTTTATCCCAAACTCAAGAAGAGTAAGAAGCACTTCGAATGGAAACGCGAGCTGGGATAAAAGCGTGGAGCTCCACTTCATTGAGGTGCTCCTTGCGATCCGGAGGAAGATTTGTCTGATTCTCTTGTACACTGATTGATTCATTCCCCGAGCCTGATTTATGGAAGTCAATTGTACAACCAATGTTTACCATATTCTTGGCATGTAAACATCCCAAGGGAACATGAACAGAGCAGCGATTCTGAGGGCTTTCGCAATCCCTCAGACCCAGTTTAGCTCCAAGGTAAACGATGTGTAACTCGATTTCCTATCAACTACCTAGTAATATACAGTAGTCTAAGATACCCATCCCCACTTGAGTGTACGTTCAGTACCGTGCGTTAGTCAGTTTCTGTGAGGGAAAATTGACATTGTTAATAAACATTTGACGTTATCGCCCAGTCGTATGGGCCCAGTATGTGAGTAGTACTGAGTAGTGTGGAACACGTCTCATCGCAAGAAGAGACGAAAAATGAGGCCAAGATTCCTTGAAGATTGCAGGGTATTCAATTCTGATGGGGGGTTGACAGGTTTCAAGACAACACGCGACATTTTgtggaaaattcaaatctatttATTCTTTCATCGTATACTTATCACAGCCAGATTCGAGGGGGATTATCACAGTAATTAAATTTTGATACACACTGGCCTAGCCCAAAGTGTCGGAGATGCTTGAGGCAACATTGGACAAATCCCTGATCAGATCACCTTTCAGCGTTGCCACGCTCTCTACTTTTTGAAGCAAGGTTGAGATTGTTTCCGTTTTTTCCTCGGCTAACAGCAAGGGAATGGCTATTTCGTCGCCGATTTGTTTGCGTAGCAATTGTTCAAGCTTTCTTAGCACATCTGGCATGAACACTTCTGAGAACTCTAAAATGAATCTGGTAATATAATCCTTCAAGGTGCGTTTGATGATGCCACAGAACGATATCACCTTTACACCAAAGAGTCGAATTTCGCAACCTTCCAGGCCGATATGGTCAACATTCCACCGCAGGATTTTGGCGTTGAGCTTAAGGTCGAACTTGAACACAAGAAACTTTTGCATGCTCGTGTAACCTGGCATGGCTTGGTAAGAATTGGTGAATTTGTTGAACAACTGAGTCTCCGCTGGGCGATCCTCTATGCGAACTCCTTTGGCCAGAATTCTGGCCCCAACCCAGACCTTACCCTGGGATAATAATGACAATGGAATGTTGTTTTTATATTTAGTGAAGCACCTGTGAAATATCTTCTTGCCCAAACGGACGAAGGCGTCTCCTTTCACATTCAGACTAACATCGAGATCACCACCAAGAAtaattgatgttttcaattgtTCTTCCATTTTGGCGACACTGCCAGCAATACGTAATGTGCTGGCCCCGTAGACCTTGGCTTTCACAGTGGTACTTGGGACCGAGACTGTTACCTTGCACTCATCCATGAGGTTGACGAATCCGGTGTGTGAATCAACGATAATCTCGCCATCATTCACGGTTACGAAAGCGTCTGTAGCTCTAATGAACTCTTTAATTTTAGAGGAGATGATTTGGGTGGTGATGTAGTCGATGCGCAAGCTGTTGGAACGACTCTTCAAAGCTGAGAAAACTTGAGGACCTACAAGTAATGCTCTAACTGGGAAGCCCACTCCCGTATTGTCGAATTGGGCCAAAACCAATTTactaacaaaatgaacaaagtgGTCGTCTAGAAATGGATCCAGGGGAAGTGGCAAAGGACCTGGAAATCAAAGATCAAGCATTTTTGACACgttatttctttacatgaAACTTTTGTTTTCGTACCTAAGCTGATGAAGTCGAGGTTCCTCAATTTGGTGGTCACAGCTCCCTCAAATTCTGATTTCTTGAGAACACTCGTTAAGTATCCAACAAGCTCGACCAAGTTGAGATTTGAGCCTTGGACGCCCGCCAAGCCTGGAGCCAGAGCGTTGGATAAGAATGGCAATGTCTCATTgttcactttcttcaaaatgctGCTGAGTTGCTCTAGAAGCTTTAGATCAAGCTCGTAGATGGTCTTCAGTTGCTTGAAATATCGACCAAAAGTCTCCTTGATCAAGTCAGTTCCGCCGTCCAACAAGGCGGCATTTTCCCCCTCCTCATCAGAGGTCATATTCGAGGCTATTGTCTCGGTCTCGAGGTCAATGAACTCTGTGGTAGTTTCAATACCCTCCTCCATTGGGTTAACTGTAGTAGTGATTTCTTCATCATCTGGGTTCCTAGTAGATTCCGGCGCTTCCGTGAAATCTTCAGCGCTTTTTAAAAGATCTTCGATTTCAGAAAATCCTTTGAGGCTCTTGATGCCTCGAGCTCGCATCACTTTTAGCACTGCTCTACTGATGATTTCCAGATCTTCGGCGTCGTTCTCAGAGAAGGATTCCGTAGTTTCATCGCTTTCAGGgactttggttgaaattgaggTTGTGCTCATAATTTCTTCGTCATCACTCAATGATACAGAAGTGGTTGTTTCCACGAtaacttcttcttcatcaggTATGGTAGTAATACTAGTGGTGGTCTCCACGCTTTCGTCTTTGTCTGATGTGATCATTGTGACTTCGCTTTCTGTAAATGATTCAGCGATTAGAGGACGAGATGTTGACGTAGGATTTGGAAGATCCGTGAAATCTTCGCTTGAAGTCAACAATGCCTCGATTTCTGAAAAATCATCCAGATCCAGACTTTTCATGCCCCGTTCTCTCATGAGTTGCAACAAGGCTCCGCCAATCCTGATCTCGGACTCTTCTGTGCATGGACAACAAGGGCTGAGAGTTGAAGTTTCCATGGTTTCCTCGagctcttcattttcattgctcctCGTAGACGCTTCAAGTTCATCCGATTTAGTTTCGTTTCTGATTGGACCTGAGGGGGGCATCAGGGTTATGTTCGGCCTAAATGTCAAGCTGTTCATGTCAGAAATTGTTGATGTCTCTGTTGGACTATGAGTTTGTTCCTGGGTGGAACTTTCTCCTAATGAGTTCTCCTCCGTTTGGGCAGTcgtcatttccatttcaaactcTGTCGTGTCACTTTTTGCTCTTGCAGTCGTGGAAAttgcatttccaaaatcaaCACTGCCCGTCGTATGCGGTGAACTGTTCATACGAAAAGTCATTGACAACCATTCTCACCTGAACTTATTTACCTCGATTTACACTTTGTTTTTTCTGAATTATCTGATGTTGGTTTACTTTTACTAAATACCTTTGATTCCCTTACTATCTCACGAAAGAAACGTGATTGTGGTTAGAAAAGTACTTTAGTACTCGTAAGATTGAATAAGTGTCAGCATGTGAGACCAATCATGATCTATTCAAGGTCAAGACCAtgcgaaaaaaaattggacgacATCATACTTTGTTGCTTCCCAACAATTTCCCTACAACTATATTCTCAGCAAATTCCCACACAAGCTGCGAGAACTATTTCCAGTCCATTTCCCACTTGTTTTCCTTCCTCAATTTTGTCCGATACAAAATGTACCTGTCGTCTTTTTCTTGGGGTAAGACAATTTCTCCAGTTCATGGTTGCCGAAAGTACAAAAACGATGTCAAGATCTAACGAATGACAACAAGTGTGACTTGCATCAAACTGGACAAGAATAGAAGTTGTCAATGACCTTGATTCTAAATCCAGTGGGTCAAACGACCCATCTAGCATTAAGTAATCGTCCTCATACGCCATTTCCAATTGATCACCATCAATCTCAGAAGCCAAAAGGTCCATGTAAAAGTCCATGTCTTCATCGTCCATGTCTTCATCGTCCATGTCTTCATCGGCCATGTCCTCGTTTGCGATGTCTTCATCATGCAAATAATCAAATCCCAATAAAAAGGGATTTTGAATATCACGCCAAGTAATCTCCGAATTCTCAACTTCTGTAGCACTCTCTATTCTTAGATCAGGATCGTCCGTGATTGTCATGGGCAAGATGTCCGGCAAACCTGGCGAGCCAATCTCCATAATCCCGAAAGGTACCGTAGTAGGTTCCGTTggaatttccatttccaatccgaaatttgaaaacaggTCTAACGTGGATGGTAATCTTTTAGACGAGGAATCTGCTGTACCTTCAGTGGAAAATGGTTCTGTGGTTGGCTCGTCATTAGAAATTTCAGAATCTATTGTCCCAGTCTTTGTCGAAAACGTGAAGCTCAAAGTGGTTGGTGTCTCTGtttccaagtccaaagaaTTGGCGAATTCAAGGCCCGCCTTTGCCCTAGCTGAAGGTTGGTTCGTGATATCCTCCCCCTCAGCTGTAATCTTTAATCCCGACGGGTTAATCTGTAGGATCCCTTGATCTGACATTGGCGTTTCTGTCATCAATTCGTTCCCTTTCTTAGAAGAAGTAATATCTCCCGTGACAACGGTATTCACGAAACTATTACGAACCACCGCCGACGGTTCAATCGCCAAACCCGCTACAGAACTTATAGGGGTTGTTGCTTTTGTGGTCAATTCCATGGTCGATGCAATTTCAGAACTACTTTCCGTGGTTATTATCAATTCTTCCGGTATTGTGGTTGGGAGTGGTGCAGATTCAGTGGTAATCAAGGTCGTCATTGGGAGGGTTGAAAGTGAAACACTTGTTGTTGTGTCCGTTGACATTGGGGGTGAGTTAATTTCTTCAATCTCACTAATTTCGGAtgatcttggccttgaaagCGGCGATCCTGATTGCAGTTGATCTGAGGGGGGAAGGCCTAAGAAGGTCTTGTCAAGGTTAATGGGCACCTCAATCtgtcttttttgttgaatggGTCGGAAGCGTATCCGTTTGAGTCGTCTCCGTCGTGCTGCTTGGGATTTGGAGACAATGAGATTGTTTTGAAAGAGCACATTGACCAAGATGACACAAATTCCTAAGAACACAAGTGGGCGCATCCTCCCCAAAATAGAACGACGCCAAAAGATGGAATTGTTGGAAGAAGCAGAAGTCCTGACTGATATTTCTCTGTCTTCAATTCGATGCCGGGCTGTTTCTCATGCGAGGCATGAATCAAAATGTGAATGCTAAATTGGCCACCTCGGTAATAAACGAACGAAAAATTTGCAAGACGAATTGTTCTTGGAATGACCCTGATGCACTTTCTGCCAAGGTTTGGCATGCGATTTCCAACTTTGTCCCGGTGGTTTGGGGTTAATATTTGACCACTATTCGTTCACTCTCAACAAAGACTGAGCAATAGGcttgtttcttcttctgatGATTATTCGCCAATCCACCATTGGCAAATCACGGTTTGGGAAATAAGCTCGTCATGTTTTCATCCCATTATTTGCCCTCACTATGCCAAGATATCATTTCCCCGAATGGGAAATGCAGTTTTTACGGACGAGGGTTTGCACTTCACATTTGCACCATTAAAGACAATGCACACACTTGATTACCGAGGACCTTTTCCTACGCTTCCTTCACATGCTCACTAAGTACGTGCTAGATTAATGATTGCGTACAAAAGCGTGCGTAGGAAGTCTAGTGTCTGGGACTGAGTGTGAACACCTCAAAGACTCTGACAGGACTGGAAATTGTTCCattcgattctcctcttctttgCCAAGATGGCATGCGCATTATACGTTGTAAGTAGATGtactttcgttcgttcgttcgattCGTGCGTACGGCAAGTGATTCGAATGACGCTCGTACGCAAACCAACCAACTTACTTCCATTCTTAAGTTAGGCGTAAGCGGTTAACCGAAGACTTCAACCTCTCGACACAGGTTTGTATGGCTCAATGGAGTAAcgtttttcatcttcattcaaaatgattacATATTCCCCCTTGCATTTTCTTTAATCAATTCTTATAAGAAACAAAGGGAAGAATGGTGCCCAAAATGTCGATGAGAGTTAACTTTCCAGATAGCTTGCAGAGAGATAATCTCTTGCATTAAAAGAGTCGAATTACTGAAGTTCCATAAAAGAATTTGGGTTGCATATATCAAAAAGTGTTATCAATTTAAGCGTTCTTCTCTTACATTTAAGCACCTTATTTGGCTTgcttattaaaaaaaaatcaacttaGAGTTAGACACCATACAAGCTCAAAGTATTTGGCTATTGCTAGAAAAAATCTTTTACATA
This DNA window, taken from Tigriopus californicus strain San Diego chromosome 9, Tcal_SD_v2.1, whole genome shotgun sequence, encodes the following:
- the LOC131886887 gene encoding uncharacterized protein LOC131886887; translated protein: MRPLVFLGICVILVNVLFQNNLIVSKSQAARRRRLKRIRFRPIQQKRQIEVPINLDKTFLGLPPSDQLQSGSPLSRPRSSEISEIEEINSPPMSTDTTTSVSLSTLPMTTLITTESAPLPTTIPEELIITTESSSEIASTMELTTKATTPISSVAGLAIEPSAVVRNSFVNTVVTGDITSSKKGNELMTETPMSDQGILQINPSGLKITAEGEDITNQPSARAKAGLEFANSLDLETETPTTLSFTFSTKTGTIDSEISNDEPTTEPFSTEGTADSSSKRLPSTLDLFSNFGLEMEIPTEPTTVPFGIMEIGSPGLPDILPMTITDDPDLRIESATEVENSEITWRDIQNPFLLGFDYLHDEDIANEDMADEDMDDEDMDDEDMDFYMDLLASEIDGDQLEMAYEDDYLMLDGSFDPLDLESSSPHTTGSVDFGNAISTTARAKSDTTEFEMEMTTAQTEENSLGESSTQEQTHSPTETSTISDMNSLTFRPNITLMPPSGPIRNETKSDELEASTRSNENEELEETMETSTLSPCCPCTEESEIRIGGALLQLMRERGMKSLDLDDFSEIEALLTSSEDFTDLPNPTSTSRPLIAESFTESEVTMITSDKDESVETTTSITTIPDEEEVIVETTTSVSLSDDEEIMSTTSISTKVPESDETTESFSENDAEDLEIISRAVLKVMRARGIKSLKGFSEIEDLLKSAEDFTEAPESTRNPDDEEITTTVNPMEEGIETTTEFIDLETETIASNMTSDEEGENAALLDGGTDLIKETFGRYFKQLKTIYELDLKLLEQLSSILKKVNNETLPFLSNALAPGLAGVQGSNLNLVELVGYLTSVLKKSEFEGAVTTKLRNLDFISLGPLPLPLDPFLDDHFVHFVSKLVLAQFDNTGVGFPVRALLVGPQVFSALKSRSNSLRIDYITTQIISSKIKEFIRATDAFVTVNDGEIIVDSHTGFVNLMDECKVTVSVPSTTVKAKVYGASTLRIAGSVAKMEEQLKTSIILGGDLDVSLNVKGDAFVRLGKKIFHRCFTKYKNNIPLSLLSQGKVWVGARILAKGVRIEDRPAETQLFNKFTNSYQAMPGYTSMQKFLVFKFDLKLNAKILRWNVDHIGLEGCEIRLFGVKVISFCGIIKRTLKDYITRFILEFSEVFMPDVLRKLEQLLRKQIGDEIAIPLLLAEEKTETISTLLQKVESVATLKGDLIRDLSNVASSISDTLG